Proteins from one Salvelinus sp. IW2-2015 linkage group LG32, ASM291031v2, whole genome shotgun sequence genomic window:
- the LOC111956681 gene encoding peroxisomal biogenesis factor 19, whose translation MASESAETLAEQDTELDELLDSALDDFEKTNPAPPAPVPAAAAAPPSAKGSEEKPPLLEDSQFFEALFEGEMASQAKEEWEKAMTELAQEEPELLQHFHKLSEAAGKVGTDVASQQEFTSCLKDTLSGLAKNADNLQSAGLAGEDLAKTLEGLGLDEGGQGGGEDGNILPIMQSIMQNLLSKEVLYPSLKEITEKYPEWLNSNRQFLPPDQFQRYEQQHKVMGEICSQFEKEGERSGRDGENRFESILELMQQLQDLGQPPKELAGESPPGLNFDLESLNLPGASGAGAAEQCSVM comes from the exons ATGGCGTCAGAATCCGCGGAAACGTTAGCCGAACAAGACACAGAACTGGACGAGTTATTGGACA GTGCACTCGATGACTTTGAAAAGACAAACCCGGCACCCCCAGccccagttcctgctgctgccGCGGCTCCCCCGTCAGCCAAGGGCAGTGAGGAGAAA CCCCCTCTACTGGAAGACAGTCAGTTCTTTGAGGCTCTGTTTGAAGGGGAGATGGCCTCTCAGGcgaaggaggagtgggagaaaGCCATGACTGAACTCGCACAGGAAGAACCTGAGCTGCTGCAACACTTTCACAAATTGTCAGAGGCAGCAGGGAAAGTTG GTACTGATGTAGCCTCCCAACAGGAATTCACTTCCTGTCTCAAAGATACCCTCAGTGGATTGGCGAAAAATGCAGACAACTTACAG AGTGCAGGTTTGGCTGGAGAGGATCTAGCAAAGACTCTGGAAGGGCTGGGATTGGATGAGGGTGGACAGGGGGGCGGGGAAGATGGAAACATCTTGCCGATTATGCAGTCCATCATGCAGAATCTACTCTCCAAGGAAGTGCTCTACCCATCTCTCAAAGAGATCACTGAGAAG TATCCTGAGTGGCTGAACAGCAATCGTCAGTTCCTCCCGCCAGATCAGTTCCAGCGCTACGAACAGCAGCACAAGGTCATGGGAGAGATCTGCAGCCAGTTTGAGAAGGAGGGAGAGCGAAGTGGAAGGGATGGGGAGAATCGCTTTGAGAGCATTCTGGAACTCATGCAGCAG CTACAAGACCTGGGCCAACCACCCAAAGAGCTGGCTGGTGAATCG CCACCTGGCCTGAACTTTGACCTGGAATCCCTGAATCTCCCAGGCGCCTCTGGGGCTGGAGCAGCAGAGCAGTGCTCAGTCATGTGA